The DNA segment GAATTTGCTGTTAATTCGCCTTGAGAATTAGAAGTTTGCGCTTGTTCAGTGGCAACAGGCTTTGGTGAATGGTAATCCACTTGCCATTGCTGATAAACAAGAAAAGAAATAAAGAGTAGTGCTAGCACTAACAGGCTACGTCTTGAATCCATTATTTGTTCTCTTTGTTGTTATTGATCTTCGGCGGAACAGGATCGTATCCACCAGCGTGTAAAGGATGACATTTTAATATACGTTTTAACGTAAGCCAACCACCTTTTAACGCACCGTGCGTTTTTAATGCTTCAATGCCGTAGCAAGAACAAGTTGGCGTGAATCGGCAACGTGGGCCAATTAAAGGACTAATAACGAGCTGATAAAAGCGAATAAGC comes from the Avibacterium avium genome and includes:
- the yidD gene encoding membrane protein insertion efficiency factor YidD is translated as MAAPHSLGSKVLIALIRFYQLVISPLIGPRCRFTPTCSCYGIEALKTHGALKGGWLTLKRILKCHPLHAGGYDPVPPKINNNKENK